The segment AAGGATTTGATGTAACCACTATTGGCCGAAAGAAAACATTAGGTGTATTAGGTATGCAGGAACGTACGGTTATGATGGGGGGGACGTTCAGAATAAAACGCAACCCTGCGGCGGGAATGAAAGTGGAAGTGCATGTGCCGATTGTACAAGATGAAGTGCTTGATTTTTGATAAAACCTGTATTGAATAATAATACGAAGGAAAATAGTTAAACGAAAACAGAAAGGTAAATGAGTCGATTTGCGCCTGATCTTGACCTGCAGCATCGCCTGGTTAAAAGATCAATTATCATGTTAACAGTTGTATTTGTCATTAGCCTGCTTTCATTTGCCGGCTGGATGTTTTCAGTTGAATGGCTCAAGCACCCCATTAGCGGATTGGTAGCCATGAACCCTCTTACATCACTCTGTTTTGTAGGCTTGGTAATAGCGCTTCGTTTTAAGTTAAAGTATAAAGGCAAAAGAAGTCATGGGGCATTCGCCGATAGTATTGCTGTAATCGTTCTTGTAATTACTTTTTCCAAACTGTTAGCTCTTGCAGCAGGATGGGATTATTCACTTGATCAATTGATATTTTTCAATGAAGTAAATAGCGATACTGTTAGTGGGTTTACAAACAGAATGGCACCAAATACAGCCTTATGTTTTGGGTTATTGGCAGTGGGTGTTTTATTCTTTCATAAACTTCAACGATTTTTTCTGATTGCGGCACAAACAGCAACGGTTCTTGTTCTGATGGTTGCTGTATTTTCCATACTTGGTTACATATTTGGAGCAAAGGAGTTTTATGAAGTGCAGAATTATATACCCATGGCACTCAGTTCCGGTATTTGTTTTTTTCTGTTTTCACTTGCCATATTGTTCGCCTCTCCGGGCACAGGAATTATGCAGCAGTTAACAAGTAAGTATAGCGGTAGTTTTATTGCATGGAGGCTGTTTCTGCCTGCATTTATTTTACCTGTGTTAATTGGTTTATTCCGTCTATGGGGGCAACGTTCGGGTTTGTATAATCTTGAATTCGGTTCAGCCTTATTCGTAACAAGCATGATCCTCTTTTTTCTTTCGCTTATTTGGGTAAATACGTTGCTGCTTAACCGTCGTGAACAGAGCCAGGAAGAAATTATTGCTGAAAAAAATTACATGGCTAATCTTGTTGAACAAACCAGCGATGCCATTTTATCAACTGATCCTTACCTCAACATCATGAGCTGGAATAACGGAGCAGAAGAAATCTATGGTTATAAAAAAGAAGAGGTAATGGGTAAACCTTTGGGGTCGTTCCTGAAAAGCACACTCGATCCTGAAACATCTGAAAAACTCCTGGCCGATCTGAACAAGAGAGGTTACTATAACGCTGAGTATATTTTTTTTAATAAACAACAACAGCCTGTTAACGTACAGGCATCAGTTACTGTATTGAAAAATCAGGAACACCAAATTACCGGCTACGTTGCAGTACATCGGGATATTTCAGAACGAAAGCAGCTTGAAAAACAACTGAAGGAATTTAACAATCAACTTGAAATACAGGTTAAAGAAAAAACAGCTGAGTTGCGGGATGTTTTTGAACGTATATCAGATGCGTTCATTGGGGTTGATAATGATTACAATGTTGTTTATATAAACAAGAGAGCTGAATTATTATTCAATATCAGTTCTGATCAGTTAACAAACACTTCAGTGTACAAACTTTTTTCAACCACTGAAGGTGAGGTTGAAAGGGCAATCAAAGAAACGTTTATTTCAAGGGAGTATGTATATCTCGAAACATGGTTGGCTCAGTTTCAAAAATGGTTTGAGTTGAACGTATATCCATCTCCGTCCGGTCTATCCATTTATATAAGGGATATAACAATCAGGAAAAAGGCATTGCTGGAGTTAAATGCAAGTGAGGAAAAGTATCGTCTCTTTTTCGAAAACAGTATGGATGGGATTTTGCTTACAGACGGGAAGGGGCAAATCTTTTCAGCCAACAAAGCTGCAACAGAAATTTTTGGTATGACCGAAGAAGAAATATGCAGCGGTGGCAGACCCGCTATACTTGATGAAACTGACCCGAACTGGCCGAAATTCTTTGATGCCCGTAACCGTTACGGTAAGGCGCAGGGTGAGTTGCGGCATTTCAGAAAAAACGGTTCAACATTTTTAGCCGAGATTACTTCAGTGAAATTCAAAAATGCTTCAGGCGAAGAACAAACAAACACCATCATTCGTGATATTACAGAAAGAAAGCGTGCAGAAGAAGATCTGAATGAATCCTATCAGCAAATTCGCAGGTTAACAGCCTACCTGCAAAAAGTGCGGGAAGATGAGCGTGCACATATTGCCCGTGAAATTCATGATGAATTGGGACAGCAGCTGACCGTTATGAAAATGGATGTTTCCTGGATGAAGAAAAAAATAAAAAATGGTGATGTTAATGCTGTTCCCGCAAAAATGGATGAGCTTCAGGAAATATTGGACGGCACCGTTTCTACGGTTCGGCGTATTGCAACCGATTTGCGACCGAGTTTACTTGATGATATTGGGCTTATTGCGGCAATTGAGTGGGAGGTTGATATGTTTACGAAGCGCACCGGAATAAAAGTAAACCTGTCAAAACCTGAATCGGCCGTTACGATGCCGGACGAAAGCGTCACCGGGTTGTTCCGGATTTTACAGGAGTCACTAACAAATATTATCCGTCATGCTTCTGCGAGTCAAGTAGATATACATTTGGAAAATCAGAACAATGACTTTATTTTGTACATTGAGGACAATGGCAAGGGTTTCGACATGAATACCGTTGCCGGTAAAAAAACACTCGGTTTGTTAGGAATGAAAGAAAGATCTGCCATGATGCGTGGTATCTTTACCATTAACAGCGAACCCCTAAAGGGAACAAAGTTGGAAGTGCGGGTGCCATTAAGTTAATTGCAACCTAAATACCCAGAAACGTCGTTATGAAAAAAATTCTAATTGCTGACGATCATGCTATAGTAAGAAGAGGACTCAGGCTGTTGCTCCTTGAAGAATATCCCTCAGCCGAGATTGGAGAGGCAGGAGATGCAGAAACGCTGGTGAATAAAATTATTCAGCAGGAATGGGATGTTGTGATATGTGATATCAGCATGCCTGGCCGTAGCGGTCTTGATGCACTTTCCCAAATCAAACAAATTGCACCAAAATTACCCGTACTCATCATGAGTATGTATCCCGAAGATCAGTACGCTCTTCGTGTTTTAAAAGCCGGTGCCGCCGGTTACCTTGGTAAAGAAACCATTCATGATGATATTGTGAAGGCAATACAAACAGTACAACTTGGTAAAAAATTTATTACCCCTACCATAGCCGAAAAACTGGCAAAAGCTTTTGAAGTTGATACTACCGATCAACTTCACGAAAAATTATCCGACCGTGAGTTTGATGTATTTAAGATGCTTGCCAGTGGTAAAGCTGTGAGCGAAATTGCCAACCAGTTTGCTTTAAGCGTTACCACCGTCAGTACCTACCGCTCAAGGGTACTCGAAAAAATGGGTATGAAATCAAATGCAGATCTTACCAGGTATGCGCTTGAGAAAAAGCTCATTTGATCGATGTAGTCGTTATACTACCTGTTACAGGTTGAAATTCTACAGTCAGACAGTGAAATCTCCTATAGTCCTGTCATTTTATCCTCGCTAAATTGCTGTTTAATTAATAGCCATTGAAACCATTGATTCTCATTGTTGACGATAATGTTAGCTATGTTGAACGGATGCTCTCCATCCTTTCGGAGGATTTTAACGCCGCAGCGTTTCATACGGCTACTAATTATGAGGATGCAACTGCTCTTATTAATGAACTGAACCCACAAATTGCCATGCTGGATATAAATCTGCCGGGCAAAAGCGGGATCGACATTCTCAATTTTATCAAACAAAGTAACAGCGATTGCCGGGTGATCATGATCACCAACCATGCTTTTGAAAGCTACCGCAAAAAGTGTTTGGAGCTTGGAGCTGAACATTTTCTTGATAAGAGCTCCGATTTTGAAAAGATATCAGCCATCCTGAGTGAGATGCTTGCACAGTCTAACTAAGCATTTTGAGTTCCTGTCCCCCTCTTTGTTTGCCCCGAAATATTTACATTTATTCATGCTTAAAACAGGATTGCTTTTTCTGTTATTACACTGTCATATTGTTGGCTTAAATGCTCAGCAACCTGCTGTAAGCAACGGAGAGTTACGTCGGTTCCCGGATTTCCCCTCTTCTTTTGTTGGAGCTAGAAATATAGATGTATGGTTGCCATCTGGCTATTCCTCAAAAAAGAAATATGCTGTACTGTATATGCACGATGGACAAATGCTTTTCGACTCAACTGTTACATGGAATAAACAGGAATGGGGGGTAGATGAAGCAATGACCAAATTGCTAAACGAGAAAAAAATAAAAGACTGTATTGTAGTAGGTGTTTGGAATACCGGTACGATGCGGCACGCAGACTACTTTCCACAAAAACCATTTTTATCGTTAACTCCCGAACAGCAGGATTCAATTTATAAAGCAACACGTGGCAACGGGTATACATTATTTGCTTCAGCGGTGCAATCTGATGCATATCTCAAATTTCTTGTATCAGAACTTAAGCCATTTATTGATAAAACTTTCTCCGTGAAAACTGATCGGGCCAATACATTCATCGCAGGTTCAAGTATGGGTGGATTGATTTCGATGTATGCCATCTGCGAATATCCCAATGTGTTTGGTGGAGCTGCTTGTTTAAGCACACATTGGCCGGGTATATTTGCAACGGAGAATAATCCAATACCAGCCACATTCATTCGTTATCTTAAAAATAATTTGCCCAATCCATCTTCACACAAAATTTACTTTGATTACGGAACTGCAGGGCTTGATTCATTGTATAAGCCGTTTCAACTGCAAGCCGATGAAGTTATGAAAGCGAAGGGTTATACTTCTATAAATTGGCTGAGCAAAGAATTTACCGGCGAAGATCATTCTGAAAATGCCTGGCGCAAACGCTTAAACTTACCGTTAATTTTTTTGCTGAAAAAATAAAAGCCGCTCACCGTAGCTGGTACACTTCCATCCATCGTTCAAACAGATCTCTTTCCAGTAAACGAAGCATTGCAGGATCTTTGCTGTAAGCTGTACGCAATTGCTTCAACTGCTGCTCAATAATTTCTTTATCATTTGCTGCAGGTAGTATGGCAAGAAATGGAATTACTGCAGATTTAGCATCAGATGGAATAGCATTCCATGCAAGCAGCGCAGCACTACTGTCGGTTTTAAACAACTGCTCTGTCAATATAAAAGAATGTTGATTACGGATGATAGTGTCAATACTGTCTTTATTAAGACGGATATGTAATTTGTAAGGAATATTTTTTTGCTCAGACTTCCATTGAAGCGTAACCGGGAATGAAAAAATAAAGCTGCTGTCGAGAGGTAATTGCATTGCTTTTTTTCCCCTGAACACCACAGCCGTTACTTTCTGTTGCTCGTCTGCATTTTCGCTTTGTAAAAATTTATCAAACACATAACTGAAAAAGCCTGATGAAAGTGAATTTGTAGTTCCACTTTTGAAGAGCTGGCTTATACGGCTGAAAGTATAAGTGCCTGGTTTATTCAGTAATAATGATTTGCCATCGTTCTGTACCAGCATTACATCGGCTTGCGGCTGCACTATAATTGCGTGAGGAGCCATTAAAAACATACCACGCCTGGCTATTTCTTTTTTGCCATTTTCAACACGCTGTACGTTTTTGTTTACATGATAGAGCAGGTATTTCTGATCAACACCTGCATGTGCAAAAGATTGGTGCAACAAAAGCAATATGAAAAATAATTTACGCATGGTTATTCGTTCCTAAAAAAGCTGAATGGAAAGATATGTTCAAGTTATGTCTCAGAAAGTTAAGCAAAGCTTCGTATAAATTTATAAAAGTTGGAAGTAAAACAAAACAGGCAAGCAATAACCCCGGATCAAATTTCAGATTGAAATAGCTGTACGTAAGCAGGGTGAGAAAAACCACCAGCAGGCTGCCCACAAGTTGCAGTAATGTGCCAACGGAATTAAACCAGAGATCGCCTTTAAAAAAGAGACCGCACATAATGGGCAATAGAAGCCAAATTAGGAGGAATGATAAGACAGCCGTTAACCATCTTGGTATAACCCGTATATGATCATTTTCCAAAATCATCCGAAGAATGTTTGCATGAATAACTGAACCGTACATATCAGGGTAACTGCGTCCCGATAAACGGGTATTAAGCGGAGTAAATAATTTGTCTTCTTCAAGCTGAGCAGTGCCTCGCTGAGAAGGAATGCCAAGAAATCCGATTAATATAATTTTATCTTTTAGTTGAGTAACATCAAACCCGGAATCCATCACCTCATCAAAATCGAAATAGTTGAAGTTGGCAAGGTTGCCATAGTAATGAATTTCTGTTTGCCTGTTTCGCTTTTTCTTTAGTTCCCGGTAAGTGGCTGGATTGAATTTTTTAAGAATGCAACTGGTAAATGCTTCCTGCTCTTTATTGAAAGGATAGTAGTAACGGATAGTAGAAAATTCGGCATGTTCGCCGGCTACATTAATATACCCGTCTTTGGTTTTGGTAAAAAAAGTATCGGTGTAAATGGAGGCTTCCTGATGTTCGAAATTGGCAGCATAACCAAGAACATAATTATCATGTTTATTGAATGCCTGTTGAAGCAAACTGTCATCTTCGTTTTTACGCTGTGCAAAGATGATATCCAGTGCGACAACTTTTGGCCCGACTTCCTGTATTTGT is part of the Lacibacter sediminis genome and harbors:
- a CDS encoding PAS domain-containing sensor histidine kinase, with amino-acid sequence MSRFAPDLDLQHRLVKRSIIMLTVVFVISLLSFAGWMFSVEWLKHPISGLVAMNPLTSLCFVGLVIALRFKLKYKGKRSHGAFADSIAVIVLVITFSKLLALAAGWDYSLDQLIFFNEVNSDTVSGFTNRMAPNTALCFGLLAVGVLFFHKLQRFFLIAAQTATVLVLMVAVFSILGYIFGAKEFYEVQNYIPMALSSGICFFLFSLAILFASPGTGIMQQLTSKYSGSFIAWRLFLPAFILPVLIGLFRLWGQRSGLYNLEFGSALFVTSMILFFLSLIWVNTLLLNRREQSQEEIIAEKNYMANLVEQTSDAILSTDPYLNIMSWNNGAEEIYGYKKEEVMGKPLGSFLKSTLDPETSEKLLADLNKRGYYNAEYIFFNKQQQPVNVQASVTVLKNQEHQITGYVAVHRDISERKQLEKQLKEFNNQLEIQVKEKTAELRDVFERISDAFIGVDNDYNVVYINKRAELLFNISSDQLTNTSVYKLFSTTEGEVERAIKETFISREYVYLETWLAQFQKWFELNVYPSPSGLSIYIRDITIRKKALLELNASEEKYRLFFENSMDGILLTDGKGQIFSANKAATEIFGMTEEEICSGGRPAILDETDPNWPKFFDARNRYGKAQGELRHFRKNGSTFLAEITSVKFKNASGEEQTNTIIRDITERKRAEEDLNESYQQIRRLTAYLQKVREDERAHIAREIHDELGQQLTVMKMDVSWMKKKIKNGDVNAVPAKMDELQEILDGTVSTVRRIATDLRPSLLDDIGLIAAIEWEVDMFTKRTGIKVNLSKPESAVTMPDESVTGLFRILQESLTNIIRHASASQVDIHLENQNNDFILYIEDNGKGFDMNTVAGKKTLGLLGMKERSAMMRGIFTINSEPLKGTKLEVRVPLS
- a CDS encoding response regulator, with product MKKILIADDHAIVRRGLRLLLLEEYPSAEIGEAGDAETLVNKIIQQEWDVVICDISMPGRSGLDALSQIKQIAPKLPVLIMSMYPEDQYALRVLKAGAAGYLGKETIHDDIVKAIQTVQLGKKFITPTIAEKLAKAFEVDTTDQLHEKLSDREFDVFKMLASGKAVSEIANQFALSVTTVSTYRSRVLEKMGMKSNADLTRYALEKKLI
- a CDS encoding response regulator transcription factor, with the protein product MKPLILIVDDNVSYVERMLSILSEDFNAAAFHTATNYEDATALINELNPQIAMLDINLPGKSGIDILNFIKQSNSDCRVIMITNHAFESYRKKCLELGAEHFLDKSSDFEKISAILSEMLAQSN
- a CDS encoding alpha/beta hydrolase — translated: MLKTGLLFLLLHCHIVGLNAQQPAVSNGELRRFPDFPSSFVGARNIDVWLPSGYSSKKKYAVLYMHDGQMLFDSTVTWNKQEWGVDEAMTKLLNEKKIKDCIVVGVWNTGTMRHADYFPQKPFLSLTPEQQDSIYKATRGNGYTLFASAVQSDAYLKFLVSELKPFIDKTFSVKTDRANTFIAGSSMGGLISMYAICEYPNVFGGAACLSTHWPGIFATENNPIPATFIRYLKNNLPNPSSHKIYFDYGTAGLDSLYKPFQLQADEVMKAKGYTSINWLSKEFTGEDHSENAWRKRLNLPLIFLLKK
- a CDS encoding CHASE2 domain-containing protein; this translates as MKKFFGEYLLLNLFIFGCVSLLSLVILNFSIFDPFTEAFHDFTLTDLYYNKVQDKNNIYNKHLVLINAENKSRKELAFLLQQIQEVGPKVVALDIIFAQRKNEDDSLLQQAFNKHDNYVLGYAANFEHQEASIYTDTFFTKTKDGYINVAGEHAEFSTIRYYYPFNKEQEAFTSCILKKFNPATYRELKKKRNRQTEIHYYGNLANFNYFDFDEVMDSGFDVTQLKDKIILIGFLGIPSQRGTAQLEEDKLFTPLNTRLSGRSYPDMYGSVIHANILRMILENDHIRVIPRWLTAVLSFLLIWLLLPIMCGLFFKGDLWFNSVGTLLQLVGSLLVVFLTLLTYSYFNLKFDPGLLLACFVLLPTFINLYEALLNFLRHNLNISFHSAFLGTNNHA